A DNA window from Amycolatopsis sp. DSM 110486 contains the following coding sequences:
- a CDS encoding GNAT family N-acetyltransferase, with protein MTAMSSGCSRYVQLSADEFRTRLPEALAIYVKAMQYPEGTAEQRAPMWLTHALREGWRCVAALDADDVLLGLAYGYKGRAGQWWHEQVRHGLTRRSGPEEAERWMSDYFELTEIHVRPESQGKQIGEDLLRRLLDGVPNAHVLLSTPEGTSRAWKLYRRTGFLDVLRDYQFTGDPRPFAILGRPLPLDPK; from the coding sequence GTGACCGCCATGTCCTCCGGGTGTTCCCGATACGTGCAGTTGTCCGCGGACGAGTTCCGCACACGCCTGCCCGAAGCCCTGGCCATCTACGTGAAGGCCATGCAGTACCCCGAAGGCACGGCCGAGCAGCGTGCGCCGATGTGGCTCACCCACGCGTTGCGCGAGGGCTGGCGCTGCGTGGCCGCCCTCGACGCCGACGACGTGCTGCTCGGCCTCGCCTACGGGTACAAGGGCCGCGCCGGGCAGTGGTGGCACGAGCAGGTGCGCCACGGCCTCACCCGCCGCTCCGGCCCCGAGGAGGCCGAGCGGTGGATGAGCGACTACTTCGAGCTCACCGAGATCCACGTGCGCCCCGAGAGCCAGGGCAAGCAGATCGGCGAGGATCTGCTGCGCCGGCTGCTCGACGGCGTCCCGAACGCCCACGTGCTGCTGTCCACGCCCGAAGGCACCAGCCGGGCGTGGAAGCTGTACCGGCGCACCGGCTTCCTCGACGTGCTGCGCGACTACCAGTTCACGGGCGACCCGCGTCCGTTCGCGATCCTCGGCCGTCCGCTGCCGCTCGACCCGAAGTAG
- a CDS encoding YbaK/EbsC family protein, with the protein MSSLDHPAVAKVTAALSEAGQQAAAEGVRVLPAEVRTAAQAAEALGVEVGAIANSLVFRARTAGGEETALLALTSGAHRADPARLAALAGLAEVGKADADFVREHTGQPIGGVAPVGHPRRLVTLVDTALRAYDEVWAAAGHPKSVFPTTFDGLVELTGGTPGALAAGVEDGQP; encoded by the coding sequence ATGAGCTCCCTCGACCATCCCGCCGTCGCCAAGGTCACAGCCGCTCTGAGCGAAGCAGGCCAGCAGGCCGCCGCCGAGGGTGTGCGCGTGTTGCCGGCCGAGGTCCGCACCGCGGCCCAGGCCGCCGAAGCGCTCGGGGTCGAGGTCGGCGCGATCGCCAACAGCCTCGTGTTCCGCGCCCGCACGGCCGGTGGCGAGGAGACGGCCCTGCTCGCCCTGACCTCCGGCGCGCACCGAGCCGACCCGGCCCGTCTGGCCGCGCTCGCCGGCCTCGCCGAGGTGGGCAAGGCCGACGCGGACTTCGTGCGTGAGCACACCGGCCAGCCCATCGGCGGCGTCGCCCCCGTCGGGCACCCCCGGCGGCTCGTGACGCTCGTGGACACGGCCCTGCGCGCGTACGACGAGGTGTGGGCCGCGGCCGGGCACCCGAAGTCGGTGTTCCCGACGACGTTCGACGGGCTCGTCGAGCTGACCGGGGGCACCCCGGGCGCGCTCGCGGCGGGAGTGGAGGATGGACAGCCGTGA
- a CDS encoding SAV_6107 family HEPN domain-containing protein has product MSVSVVSPDPGQPQLPLSLRPPAPPAAATLLAQAKRGLADAENERDPAERFIGAYLSALRGAAAVLAVRGRPRRGRGRPASGWVLLDAVAPELQEWSAFFAANSATRAAAEAGITGKVTAESAANLLRATGLFLELVRRLVHGLPISGQAHVA; this is encoded by the coding sequence ATGTCCGTCTCGGTCGTGTCCCCTGACCCCGGGCAGCCCCAGCTGCCCCTGTCGCTGCGCCCGCCGGCACCCCCGGCGGCGGCCACCCTGCTCGCCCAGGCCAAGCGTGGTCTGGCCGACGCCGAAAACGAACGTGATCCCGCCGAGCGGTTCATCGGCGCCTACCTCTCGGCTCTGCGCGGTGCGGCGGCGGTGCTCGCCGTGCGCGGTCGGCCACGCCGGGGCCGCGGCCGTCCCGCCAGCGGCTGGGTGCTGCTCGACGCCGTGGCGCCGGAGCTGCAGGAGTGGTCTGCCTTCTTCGCGGCCAACTCGGCCACGCGCGCGGCCGCCGAAGCCGGCATCACCGGAAAGGTCACGGCCGAGTCGGCCGCGAACCTGCTGCGCGCCACCGGTCTGTTCCTCGAGCTGGTCCGCCGGCTCGTCCACGGCCTGCCCATCTCCGGCCAAGCCCATGTCGCGTGA
- a CDS encoding maleylpyruvate isomerase N-terminal domain-containing protein — MSRELGPVDHGRLLEALEIEARVLGEVAHAASAEAPVPTAPGWTLGELLRHVGSVHRVTLGWLREGHKPAQWQRMPRQDETVAEYYASGCDALIAELAAHDPADHAATWWAADPTYGFWRRRTLHETLVHRVDAERAAGVDHPAVPADLATDGVDEALTLYFGHKLALLGLTGTRHGTVGIRTGGHSWIARAGPETMDAWRCSPEEAQSADELVSGDPANVYLWLWGRAAPTAVVSSRGHDLAAQLWALLRLATR; from the coding sequence ATGTCGCGTGAGCTCGGTCCGGTCGACCACGGCCGGTTGCTCGAAGCGCTGGAGATCGAAGCGCGCGTGCTGGGGGAGGTGGCGCACGCGGCGTCGGCCGAGGCGCCGGTGCCCACGGCCCCCGGCTGGACGCTGGGGGAGCTGCTGCGCCATGTCGGCAGCGTCCACCGCGTTACCCTCGGCTGGCTGCGCGAGGGCCACAAGCCCGCGCAGTGGCAGCGCATGCCGCGCCAGGACGAAACGGTCGCGGAGTACTACGCCTCGGGCTGCGACGCGCTGATCGCCGAGCTGGCCGCCCACGACCCGGCCGACCACGCGGCCACCTGGTGGGCTGCCGACCCGACCTACGGCTTCTGGCGCCGCCGCACGCTCCACGAAACGCTCGTCCACCGCGTCGACGCCGAGCGCGCCGCCGGCGTCGACCACCCGGCCGTGCCCGCCGACCTCGCCACCGACGGCGTCGACGAGGCCCTCACCCTGTACTTCGGCCACAAGCTCGCCCTGCTCGGCCTCACCGGCACCCGCCACGGCACCGTCGGCATCCGGACCGGCGGGCACAGCTGGATCGCCCGCGCAGGCCCCGAAACCATGGACGCGTGGCGCTGCTCGCCCGAGGAGGCCCAGTCCGCCGACGAACTCGTGAGCGGCGACCCGGCCAACGTCTACCTCTGGCTGTGGGGCCGCGCCGCCCCGACCGCCGTCGTCTCCTCGCGCGGCCACGACCTGGCCGCCCAACTCTGGGCCTTGCTGCGGCTGGCCACCCGCTGA
- a CDS encoding VOC family protein: protein MTTPRRTVDSLIFDSLAVDAVRPLDLAGFWAALLGWQQHGPDVRPPDTDGCEFALAFVPETTAKTHKNRLHLDLASRTLGHQREVVAEALALGARLVDLGQGDVPWAVLADPQDNEFCVLEPRPEYADTGALAALVVDSRGPIGLAGFWSALIGWPVTSTLPEITGVRSPSGRGPAIEFLLSSDAKHGRNRLRPVLRTSPGEPAEARDPEGNEYTRTP from the coding sequence ATGACGACGCCCCGCCGGACCGTCGACAGCCTGATCTTCGACAGCCTCGCCGTCGACGCAGTGCGGCCCCTGGACCTCGCCGGGTTCTGGGCCGCGCTGCTGGGCTGGCAGCAGCACGGCCCGGACGTGCGGCCCCCGGACACCGACGGCTGCGAGTTCGCGCTCGCCTTCGTCCCCGAAACGACCGCCAAAACGCACAAGAACCGGCTCCACCTCGACCTCGCCAGCCGCACCCTCGGCCACCAGCGCGAGGTAGTGGCCGAGGCTCTTGCGCTCGGTGCGCGGCTGGTGGACCTCGGTCAGGGCGACGTCCCTTGGGCGGTTCTCGCCGATCCCCAGGACAACGAGTTCTGCGTGCTGGAGCCCCGCCCCGAGTACGCCGACACGGGCGCTCTCGCCGCGCTCGTCGTGGACTCCCGTGGCCCCATCGGCCTCGCCGGCTTCTGGTCGGCGTTGATCGGGTGGCCGGTGACGTCGACCCTCCCGGAGATCACCGGTGTGCGCAGCCCTTCGGGGCGCGGGCCGGCGATCGAGTTCCTGCTCTCGTCGGACGCCAAGCACGGCCGCAATCGCCTGCGCCCCGTGCTGCGCACCTCACCGGGTGAGCCGGCCGAAGCCCGCGATCCCGAAGGCAACGAGTACACGCGCACGCCCTGA
- a CDS encoding oxaloacetate decarboxylase, with translation MVTSSDHGVRAVRARMRELLARPGCVVAPGCHDALAARIAQDEGFEAVYLSGNAASAGLLGRPDVGLADRHEMTERARWVTSSLDLPVLADADAGYGDSHAVARTVREFEAAGVAGIHVEDQDLPKRCGAMEGVRIVPFEDAVARLRAALKARTDPDFLIIARTDALALGDEAEAVRRAEAFAEEGADLVMVEDVRSEDQVRRLPKLLPGVPLLFDAFEVWPWTLRDTAELGELGYKIAIMCLSTTLAYAQAARTVLRAIRDEGSTRGVLDTLMPLAEYERVLGIAEFESEAK, from the coding sequence ATGGTGACCAGCAGTGATCACGGAGTCCGCGCCGTCCGAGCGCGGATGCGGGAGCTCCTCGCGCGGCCCGGGTGTGTGGTGGCGCCCGGGTGTCATGACGCGCTCGCGGCGCGGATCGCGCAGGACGAGGGGTTCGAGGCCGTCTACCTGTCCGGCAACGCGGCGTCCGCGGGGCTGCTCGGGCGGCCGGACGTCGGGCTCGCGGATCGGCACGAGATGACCGAGCGAGCACGCTGGGTGACGAGTTCGCTCGATCTCCCGGTGCTCGCCGACGCCGACGCCGGGTACGGCGACAGCCACGCCGTCGCGCGCACGGTGCGCGAGTTCGAGGCGGCGGGCGTTGCCGGGATCCACGTCGAGGACCAGGATCTGCCCAAGCGCTGCGGAGCGATGGAGGGCGTCCGGATCGTCCCCTTCGAAGACGCCGTCGCGAGGCTGCGCGCGGCCCTGAAGGCCCGCACTGACCCCGACTTCCTCATCATCGCCCGCACCGACGCGCTCGCCCTCGGCGACGAGGCCGAAGCCGTGCGGCGGGCCGAGGCGTTCGCCGAGGAGGGCGCCGACCTGGTGATGGTCGAGGACGTCCGGTCCGAGGATCAGGTGCGCCGGCTGCCGAAGCTGCTGCCCGGCGTGCCGCTGCTGTTCGACGCGTTCGAGGTGTGGCCCTGGACGCTGCGGGACACGGCCGAGCTCGGCGAGCTGGGTTACAAGATCGCGATCATGTGCCTGTCCACCACGCTCGCGTACGCGCAGGCCGCCCGCACGGTCCTGCGCGCCATCCGCGACGAGGGGTCCACTCGCGGCGTACTCGACACCCTCATGCCGCTGGCCGAGTACGAACGCGTGCTCGGCATCGCAGAGTTCGAGAGCGAGGCGAAATGA
- a CDS encoding SDR family NAD(P)-dependent oxidoreductase → MTVTLVTGGAGGFGREIGARLAARGDDVVLVDRGDAAAAAAELPRSPGQRHLGLHCDLRDEGSVAAVFAVTERELGSVDTLVNSGGVREIVSILDITLAEWDDVLATNLTGTFLTCREFARRAVSEKDGKPRAIVNIASVAGLTGISNRPAYSASKHGVIGLSRNLSTDLGRFRIRVNVVAPGTIRTPMTESYYHDQDFVDSLTAVVPLGAGGTARDVADAVAFLSGPESGFITGAVLPVDGGWSAEKSYSVNTNSAYHGNNR, encoded by the coding sequence ATGACCGTCACCCTCGTCACCGGCGGAGCCGGCGGCTTCGGCCGCGAGATCGGCGCCCGCCTGGCCGCCCGCGGCGACGACGTTGTGCTCGTCGACCGCGGTGACGCCGCCGCGGCCGCCGCCGAGCTGCCGCGCAGCCCGGGGCAGCGCCACCTCGGCCTGCACTGCGACCTGCGCGACGAAGGTTCCGTCGCCGCCGTCTTCGCCGTGACCGAACGCGAGCTCGGCAGCGTGGACACGCTCGTGAACAGCGGCGGCGTCCGCGAAATCGTCAGCATCCTCGACATCACCCTGGCCGAGTGGGACGACGTGCTCGCGACCAACCTCACCGGCACCTTCCTCACCTGCCGTGAGTTCGCCCGCCGCGCGGTGTCCGAAAAGGACGGAAAACCCCGCGCCATCGTGAACATCGCCTCGGTCGCCGGCCTCACGGGCATCAGCAACCGCCCGGCGTACTCCGCGAGCAAACACGGCGTCATCGGCCTGTCTCGCAACCTTTCCACGGATCTGGGCCGCTTCCGCATCCGCGTGAACGTGGTCGCGCCGGGCACGATCCGCACGCCGATGACCGAGAGCTACTACCACGACCAGGACTTCGTCGACTCGCTCACCGCCGTCGTGCCGCTCGGCGCGGGCGGCACGGCCCGCGACGTCGCCGACGCCGTCGCTTTCCTGTCCGGCCCGGAGAGCGGCTTCATCACCGGAGCCGTGTTGCCCGTCGACGGCGGCTGGTCGGCGGAGAAGAGCTACAGCGTCAACACCAACAGCGCCTACCACGGGAACAACCGATGA
- a CDS encoding GntR family transcriptional regulator, with protein MSGLLERRTLRQQLVDSLRAEIASGELGAGSALVENALSERFQVSRGTVREALRELHDQGLVVQRPRTGTFVRRLSPADITEIYDVRAALEGRAAVAIARSPLWDDYADQLERHVDEMHRARAGTFLDRIRLDLEFHRLLCKLSGNNTLAQAWEHLVTQMLSVHAGMGESLVLPLMAAEDHLVFVDAIRSREPARIQATFDEIMAHSAAQLLASMRDPARGTTGYSDSTLH; from the coding sequence ATGAGCGGGCTCCTCGAACGGCGGACGCTGCGCCAGCAGCTCGTGGACAGCCTCCGAGCCGAAATCGCCTCCGGTGAGCTGGGCGCGGGCAGCGCGCTGGTCGAAAACGCGCTCAGCGAACGGTTCCAGGTCAGCCGCGGCACGGTCCGCGAGGCGCTGCGCGAGCTGCACGACCAGGGTCTGGTGGTGCAGCGGCCGCGCACCGGCACGTTCGTGCGCCGGCTCAGCCCGGCCGACATCACCGAGATCTACGACGTGCGCGCCGCGCTGGAAGGGCGCGCGGCCGTGGCGATCGCGCGCTCACCCCTGTGGGACGACTACGCCGACCAGCTCGAACGCCACGTCGACGAGATGCACCGCGCCCGCGCCGGCACGTTCCTCGACCGCATCCGCCTCGACCTCGAGTTCCACCGCCTGCTGTGCAAGCTGTCCGGCAACAACACGCTCGCCCAGGCGTGGGAGCACCTCGTGACGCAGATGCTCTCGGTCCACGCCGGCATGGGCGAATCGCTGGTCCTTCCGCTGATGGCCGCGGAAGACCACCTGGTGTTCGTCGACGCCATCCGCTCGCGCGAACCCGCCCGGATCCAGGCCACCTTCGACGAGATCATGGCCCACTCCGCGGCCCAGCTGCTCGCTTCGATGCGCGACCCGGCCCGCGGCACCACCGGCTACTCCGATTCCACCCTCCACTAG
- a CDS encoding MFS transporter: MDPETPTTPVPQRPREDEPPGSAPAKVVAASMIGTTLEFYDFIVYGTVAALVFNKQFFPAAAPGVGTLLALSTFAVGFLARPLGAALFGHLGDRVGRKRTLMLTLVIMGGATVAIGVLPPYAAIGYWAPLLLVVLRVLQGAAVGGEWGGAVLLIGEHTAKGRRGWATSFAQLGSPLGLLLSNGVVLGTVALAGSDRFASWAWRIPFLLSFVLIVIGVVLRRTVEESPVFQQMQVRQSTAKSPVAEVLRRHWARLLLAIGVTVVSFGGYYVFTTVGLAYVSLKKIPSSYGLYGTVIGAALTVPVILGSGALSDRVGRRPLYAVSAVLMAGWAFAFFPLLDTGSAAPVVIAFATGIVAWSVLYGAQGAFLSELFPSRVRYTGASIAYQVTGALGGLVPLLSLSLLQSLGTTVAISVFVALTAVVTLVALRLAPETYRMPDDGGRA; encoded by the coding sequence ATGGACCCCGAAACCCCCACCACCCCCGTGCCGCAGAGACCCCGTGAGGACGAACCACCCGGCTCGGCCCCGGCCAAGGTCGTCGCCGCCAGCATGATCGGCACCACGCTGGAGTTCTACGACTTCATCGTCTACGGCACGGTCGCCGCGCTGGTCTTCAACAAGCAATTTTTCCCGGCGGCGGCGCCCGGTGTCGGGACGCTGCTCGCGCTCTCGACGTTCGCCGTCGGCTTCCTGGCCCGCCCGCTCGGGGCCGCGTTGTTCGGTCACCTCGGTGACCGCGTCGGCCGCAAGCGCACGCTGATGCTCACGCTCGTGATCATGGGCGGCGCCACGGTCGCGATCGGTGTCCTGCCGCCGTACGCGGCCATCGGCTACTGGGCACCGCTGCTGCTGGTCGTGTTGCGTGTGCTCCAGGGCGCGGCGGTCGGCGGCGAATGGGGCGGCGCGGTGCTGCTGATCGGGGAACACACGGCGAAGGGCCGCCGCGGCTGGGCGACGAGCTTCGCGCAGCTCGGTTCGCCGCTGGGCCTGCTGCTGTCCAACGGCGTTGTGCTCGGCACGGTCGCGCTCGCCGGCAGCGACCGCTTCGCGAGCTGGGCCTGGCGGATCCCGTTCCTGCTCAGCTTCGTGCTCATCGTGATCGGTGTCGTGCTACGCCGCACCGTCGAGGAATCCCCGGTGTTCCAGCAGATGCAGGTGCGCCAGAGCACCGCGAAGTCACCCGTGGCCGAGGTCCTGCGCCGCCACTGGGCGCGGCTGCTGCTCGCGATCGGCGTCACCGTGGTGTCCTTCGGCGGCTATTACGTCTTCACCACCGTCGGGCTGGCGTACGTGAGCTTGAAGAAGATCCCCAGCTCCTACGGCCTCTACGGCACCGTGATCGGCGCCGCGCTCACCGTGCCGGTGATCCTCGGCTCCGGCGCGCTGTCCGACCGCGTGGGCCGCCGTCCGCTCTACGCGGTGTCGGCGGTGCTCATGGCCGGTTGGGCGTTCGCCTTCTTCCCCTTGCTGGACACAGGTTCCGCAGCGCCGGTCGTGATCGCCTTCGCCACCGGCATCGTCGCCTGGAGCGTGCTCTACGGCGCGCAGGGAGCGTTCCTGTCCGAGCTGTTCCCGTCGCGCGTGCGCTACACCGGCGCGTCGATCGCGTACCAGGTCACCGGTGCGCTCGGTGGGCTCGTGCCGCTGCTTTCCCTGTCCCTGCTGCAATCCCTGGGCACTACGGTCGCGATCTCGGTGTTCGTGGCGCTGACGGCGGTCGTCACGCTCGTGGCGCTGCGGCTGGCACCGGAGACCTACCGGATGCCCGACGACGGGGGCCGCGCATGA
- a CDS encoding alpha/beta fold hydrolase, producing MTAGLTHHHADLGDVRLHYVTAGHGEPVVLLHGWPQTWFCWRHVLPLLAGDFTIVAPDLRGLGDSSRRAGGYDTRTVASDIDRLMREELRAERFHVMGHDWGGLVAYALAAHFPGPVRTLTIVDVAIPGDGSPGINQGGRRWHHEFHRTPGLPEALIAGREELYLGWFYDHYGHRADVITAEDRVEYLRTYTRPETLSAGFEYYRAIDQDARDNAARAAEQRVDVPVLAVGGASGWGRGAEVEASVSRLADDVTGAVVAEAGHWVPEEQPGELVRLFREFTARNAPQ from the coding sequence ATGACCGCCGGCCTCACCCACCACCACGCCGACCTGGGCGACGTGCGCCTGCACTACGTCACGGCCGGGCACGGGGAACCCGTGGTGCTGCTGCACGGCTGGCCCCAGACGTGGTTCTGCTGGCGCCACGTGCTGCCCCTGCTCGCCGGCGACTTCACGATCGTCGCCCCTGACCTGCGCGGGCTCGGCGACTCCTCGCGGCGCGCGGGCGGGTACGACACGCGCACGGTCGCGTCGGACATCGACCGCTTGATGCGGGAAGAGCTGCGAGCCGAGCGGTTCCACGTGATGGGTCACGACTGGGGCGGGCTCGTGGCCTACGCCCTCGCCGCGCACTTCCCGGGCCCGGTCCGCACCCTGACCATCGTCGACGTCGCGATCCCCGGCGACGGCAGTCCCGGCATCAACCAGGGCGGCCGCCGCTGGCACCACGAGTTCCACCGGACGCCCGGCCTGCCCGAGGCGCTGATCGCCGGGCGGGAAGAGCTCTACCTCGGCTGGTTCTACGACCACTACGGCCATCGCGCTGACGTGATCACCGCTGAAGACCGTGTGGAGTACCTGCGCACCTATACGCGGCCCGAGACGTTGAGCGCGGGGTTCGAGTACTACCGCGCGATCGACCAGGACGCCCGCGACAACGCCGCCCGAGCCGCCGAACAACGCGTCGACGTGCCGGTGCTGGCCGTCGGCGGCGCGAGCGGCTGGGGCCGGGGCGCCGAGGTCGAGGCGTCGGTCTCCCGGCTGGCCGACGATGTCACCGGCGCCGTCGTGGCCGAAGCCGGGCACTGGGTGCCGGAGGAGCAGCCGGGCGAGCTGGTGCGGTTGTTCCGCGAGTTCACCGCGCGGAACGCTCCACAGTAG
- a CDS encoding FAD-dependent oxidoreductase: MSGAVLLAVDENADALRDVDRELRERYARHYRIVSLGSAQEALSLLEELAADGEDVALVLAGQWLSGTTGSELLAQARRLHPHAKRGLLIAWGEWGDRATGEAIFDAIARGHIDHYVLRPLAAPDEVFHHAISNLLLEWTELRRTSPYTIHVVGDTWSGRAYRLREVLGRCAIPHSFSLADSNEGRARIAQAGPGELPIVVFPDGTVLRNPTDADIAVASGAPVNPDRMEFDLVIIGAGPSGLSAAMYGASEGFGTLVVDEGGLGGQATSSSLIRNYLGFPRGVSGRRLAQQAYDQSWVFGAKFVFMQRAAELRRDDELSITLSNGTRVRSRAVLLALGATYHRLGVPALEALNGAGVYYGGPASEAPGVTDREVYVVGGGNSAGQAALYLARYAGQVTLVIRGESLGSGMSHYLAREIEATPRLSVRLATEIVDGGGTGWLDHLVLRDRRTGRSATAPADALFVMIGAHPHTDWLPPEVERDDRGFIVTGPDLRAWPLSRDPLPLETSLPGVFAAGDVRHGSVKRVASAVGEGSVAIQLLHRMFAAEALRPRGRPQEPVESVGR, translated from the coding sequence ATGTCCGGCGCCGTGCTTCTCGCCGTCGACGAGAACGCGGATGCGCTGCGTGACGTCGACCGGGAACTGCGCGAGCGCTACGCGCGCCACTACCGCATCGTGAGCCTGGGCTCGGCGCAGGAAGCGTTGTCGCTGCTCGAAGAACTCGCCGCGGATGGTGAAGACGTCGCGCTCGTCCTTGCCGGTCAATGGCTTTCCGGTACGACGGGCAGCGAATTGCTGGCCCAGGCGCGTCGGCTGCACCCGCACGCGAAACGCGGACTGCTGATCGCCTGGGGCGAATGGGGAGACCGGGCCACGGGCGAGGCGATCTTCGACGCGATCGCGCGCGGGCACATCGACCACTACGTGCTCAGGCCGCTGGCCGCGCCGGACGAGGTGTTCCACCACGCGATCTCGAACCTGCTGCTCGAATGGACCGAGCTGCGGCGGACGTCGCCCTACACGATCCACGTGGTCGGCGACACCTGGTCCGGCCGGGCCTACCGGCTGCGGGAGGTCCTCGGGCGGTGCGCGATCCCGCACTCGTTCTCCCTCGCCGACTCGAACGAAGGACGCGCCCGCATCGCCCAGGCCGGGCCGGGCGAGCTCCCGATCGTCGTCTTCCCCGACGGCACGGTCCTGCGCAACCCCACCGACGCCGACATCGCCGTGGCCTCGGGCGCCCCGGTCAACCCGGACCGCATGGAGTTCGACCTCGTGATCATCGGGGCGGGCCCGTCCGGGCTGTCGGCGGCCATGTACGGCGCGTCGGAAGGATTCGGCACGCTGGTCGTCGACGAGGGCGGGCTCGGGGGCCAGGCGACGTCCAGTTCACTGATCCGCAACTACCTCGGTTTCCCCCGGGGCGTCAGCGGCCGCCGGCTGGCGCAGCAGGCGTACGACCAGTCGTGGGTGTTCGGGGCGAAGTTCGTGTTCATGCAGCGGGCGGCCGAGCTGCGGCGCGACGACGAGCTCTCGATCACGCTGTCCAACGGCACGCGGGTGCGGTCCCGCGCGGTGCTGCTCGCGCTGGGCGCCACCTACCACCGGCTGGGCGTGCCGGCCCTCGAGGCGTTGAACGGGGCCGGCGTCTACTACGGCGGTCCGGCTTCGGAGGCGCCCGGTGTCACCGACCGCGAGGTCTACGTCGTCGGCGGCGGGAACTCGGCCGGCCAGGCCGCGCTGTACCTGGCGCGGTACGCCGGCCAGGTCACACTCGTGATCCGCGGTGAGTCGCTGGGGTCCGGCATGTCGCACTACCTCGCGCGGGAAATCGAGGCCACGCCCCGGCTCAGCGTTCGCCTCGCCACCGAGATCGTCGACGGAGGCGGCACCGGCTGGCTCGACCACCTCGTGCTTCGCGACCGCCGGACCGGCCGCTCGGCCACCGCCCCCGCCGACGCCCTCTTCGTCATGATCGGCGCGCACCCCCACACCGACTGGCTGCCCCCGGAGGTCGAGCGCGACGACCGCGGCTTCATCGTGACCGGCCCGGACCTGCGCGCCTGGCCGCTCTCGCGGGACCCGTTGCCACTGGAGACGAGCCTGCCCGGCGTGTTCGCGGCGGGCGACGTGCGGCACGGTTCGGTGAAGCGGGTGGCGTCGGCGGTGGGAGAGGGCTCGGTCGCGATCCAGCTGCTGCACCGGATGTTCGCGGCAGAGGCGTTGCGGCCGCGGGGGCGGCCGCAGGAACCGGTGGAGTCCGTGGGGCGGTGA
- a CDS encoding carboxylesterase/lipase family protein: protein MTDPVVTTPYGRVRGSVREGVTRFLGIPYAAAPFGEARFRAPRAPEAWDGVRDALEFGPTAPSVPLPGSFLAEPVVEGPDCLNLNVWTPDQDAAGLPVLVWLHGGSNVTGSSAMPIYDGAAFARRGVVFVSVNFRLGAEGFALLPDAVANRALLDQVAALEWVRSSIAAFGGDPDAVTLFGTSAGAGATLAHVATDRGLFRRAIVQSASARAALSASDALLVTGEIARAAGVEPTAAGFARVEPEQLAALSTAAVADLTADLDPARWGATTVAAAQPFLPVVDGEVLAEPPFDVVVRGGGVDLLIGTNADELLALAGASLPDGVSHSDVTELLGQLGLAVEAAPEGTTPVELYADVLTDALFRRPVAEIARARPAFVYEFAWPSPLPGVGAAHGLELGFVFGNLGLSGLEGPTPPRELADRVQAAWVAFATTGDPGWPRHGEDGGVFVFRA from the coding sequence ATGACCGATCCCGTCGTCACCACCCCGTACGGCCGGGTGCGGGGCAGCGTGCGCGAAGGCGTCACGCGGTTCCTCGGCATCCCTTACGCGGCCGCGCCGTTCGGCGAGGCGCGGTTCCGGGCGCCGCGCGCGCCGGAGGCGTGGGACGGCGTGCGTGACGCGCTCGAGTTCGGGCCGACCGCGCCTTCGGTGCCGTTGCCGGGTTCGTTCCTGGCGGAGCCGGTGGTCGAGGGGCCGGACTGCCTCAACCTCAACGTGTGGACGCCCGACCAGGACGCGGCCGGACTGCCGGTGCTGGTGTGGCTGCACGGTGGCTCGAACGTCACCGGTTCGTCGGCGATGCCGATCTACGACGGCGCCGCCTTCGCGCGGCGCGGGGTCGTGTTCGTGTCGGTGAACTTCCGGCTCGGCGCGGAAGGCTTCGCGCTGCTGCCGGACGCGGTCGCGAACCGCGCGCTGCTCGACCAGGTCGCGGCGCTGGAGTGGGTGCGCTCCAGTATCGCGGCGTTCGGCGGGGATCCGGACGCGGTGACGTTGTTCGGTACGTCGGCGGGCGCGGGCGCGACGCTGGCGCACGTGGCGACGGACCGCGGCCTGTTCCGGCGGGCGATCGTGCAGAGTGCCAGCGCGCGGGCCGCGCTTTCCGCGTCCGACGCGCTTCTGGTCACCGGCGAGATCGCCCGCGCGGCCGGCGTGGAGCCGACGGCGGCGGGGTTCGCGCGCGTCGAGCCGGAGCAGCTCGCCGCGCTGTCGACGGCGGCCGTCGCGGACCTCACGGCCGACCTCGACCCCGCTCGCTGGGGTGCGACGACCGTGGCCGCCGCGCAGCCGTTCCTGCCGGTGGTGGACGGGGAGGTACTGGCCGAACCGCCGTTCGACGTGGTCGTGCGCGGCGGCGGGGTGGATCTGTTGATCGGGACGAACGCCGACGAGCTGCTGGCGCTGGCCGGCGCGTCACTTCCGGACGGTGTTTCGCACTCGGACGTGACGGAGCTACTGGGGCAGCTGGGTCTTGCGGTCGAAGCCGCTCCTGAAGGGACCACGCCGGTCGAGCTCTACGCCGACGTGCTGACCGACGCCCTGTTCCGCCGTCCGGTCGCGGAGATCGCCCGGGCGCGGCCGGCTTTCGTGTACGAGTTCGCGTGGCCCTCGCCGTTGCCCGGTGTGGGCGCGGCGCACGGGCTGGAGCTGGGGTTCGTGTTCGGCAACCTCGGGTTGTCCGGCCTCGAAGGGCCGACGCCGCCGCGTGAGCTGGCGGATCGGGTGCAGGCGGCGTGGGTGGCTTTCGCCACGACCGGTGACCCGGGGTGGCCGCGGCACGGCGAGGACGGCGGGGTGTTCGTGTTCCGGGCCTGA